In a genomic window of Gossypium arboreum isolate Shixiya-1 chromosome 7, ASM2569848v2, whole genome shotgun sequence:
- the LOC108459855 gene encoding probable inactive leucine-rich repeat receptor-like protein kinase At3g03770 encodes MGFFYLFLLVLFSWSCHGLQTYQTQLLLQIRKHLEYPSQLQILDNYNGDLCNLSAMSNLTISCQDNFVTEFKIRGDKVANVSDFNGYAIPSKTLSKTFSIDSLVTTLTRLTSLKVLSLVSLGIWGPLPDKIHRLYSLEFLDLSSNFMFGSIPPQISRMVKLQTITLDGNYFNDTIPNTLDSLSNLSVLSFRGNRLKGQFPSSICRISSLKDVAMCHNKLSGKLPDLSSLTRLRVLDVRENRFDSELPVMPQGLVTALLAKNLFSGEIPAQFGVLSHLQHLDLSFNQLSGAPPSALFDLPSISYLNLASNVLSGSLPEHLTCGSKLGFVDISNNKLVGDLPSCLDNKSDKRVVKYGGNCLSTDGQQQQQGLYCKEANTRRSGRKIAVLVAIIVVSVLLLMLLAFGILILFQRCRRRRTFETHILQKVVQDNPTTGVSSEVLANARFISEVARLGTQGAPICRLFSMEELEEATNNFDSSMFMGEGFTGKLYKGRLENGTYVAIRSLTLQKKYSIQNLKVRLDFLSKLHHPHLVGLLGHCIAGGVQDDSSASKVFLVYDYVPNGNYRMHLSETCPEKVLKWSDRLAILIDVAKAVHFLHTGVIPGVYNNRLKTNNILLDEHRLAKLSDYGMFIIMEENEKLEAKRESLKSSQRKTLEDDVYNFGFILLESLVGPIVSGKGETFLLNEMVSFGSQDGRKRIVDPTVLTTCSQESLSIVVSITGKCICPEPSSRPSFEDVLWNLQYAAQVQAAADADQKSDSTS; translated from the exons ATGGGATTCTTCTACTTGTTTCTTCTAGTATTGTTTTCATGGAGTTGCCATGGATTACAAACTtaccaaactcaacttttgcTGCAAATAAGGAAGCATTTAGAGTACCCTTCACAGCTACAAATTCTGGATAATTACAATGGGGATCTCTGTAACTTGTCTGCAATGTCTAATTTGACTATATCTTGCCAGGATAATTTTGTCACTGAGTTTAAGATTAGGGGAGATAAGGTCGCAAATGTTAGTGACTTCAATGGATATGCAATTCCTAGTAAAACATTGTCTAAGACTTTCTCCATTGATTCATTAGTTACCACGTTGACAAGGTTAACCAGTTTGAAGGTGCTTAGTTTAGTGTCTCTTGGAATTTGGGGACCACTTCCTGATAAGATTCATAGGCTATATTCCCTTGAATTTTTGGATTTAAGCTCCAATTTCATGTTTGGTTCAATCCCACCTCAGATATCTAGAATGGTTAAGCTTCAAACTATAACATTGGATGGTAATTACTTCAATGATACTATTCCTAATACACTAGATTCCTTGTCAAACCTTAGTGTTCTAAGCTTTAGAGGCAATAGGTTGAAGGGTCAGTTTCCTTCCTCCATATGTCGAATTTCGAGCCTAAAAGATGTTGCAATGTGCCACAATAAGCTTTCGGGTAAGTTGCCTGATTTGAGTTCCTTAACTCGCTTGCGTGTGCTGGATGTAAGAGAGAATCGGTTTGATTCCGAACTGCCTGTCATGCCCCAAGGATTGGTCACAGCTCTTCTAGCTAAGAACTTATTTTCCGGTGAAATTCCAGCACAATTTGGTGTATTGAGTCATCTTCAACACCTGGACTTGTCTTTCAATCAACTGAGTGGAGCACCACCCTCTGCTTTGTTTGATTTGCCAAGCATCAGTTACTTGAATTTGGCATCAAATGTGCTGAGTGGTTCACTTCCAGAGCATCTAACATGTGGTAGCAAACTTGGATTTGTCGATATTTCTAATAACAAGTTGGTTGGTGATCTTCCTTCTTGCTTAGACAATAAATCAGATAAGAGAGTAGTAAAATATGGTGGGAACTGTTTGTCAACTGATGGCCAACAACAGCAACAAGGTCTTTATTGTAAAGAAGCAAACACAAGGAGAAGTGGAAGAAAGATAGCTGTATTAGTTGCTATTATTGTAGTATCTGTTCTACTTTTGATGCTTTTGGCATTTGGGATTCTTATTCTGTTTCAAAGATGCCGACGAAGACGGACATTTGAAACTCATATACTGCAAAAGGTTGTTCAAGACAATCCAACAACCGGGGTTTCATCCGAAGTTCTTGCAAATGCTA GATTCATTTCTGAAGTTGCTAGACTTGGGACACAAGGTGCTCCAATATGTAGACTGTTTTCCATGGAAGAGTTGGAAGAAGCTACAAATAACTTTGATTCATCAATGTTCATGGGTGAAGGCTTTACTGGAAAG CTCTACAAAGGAAGATTGGAGAATGGAACCTATGTTGCCATTCGATCATTGACTTTACAGAAgaaatattcaattcaaaatcttAAAGTTAGGCTTGATTTCTTGTCGAAGCTTCATCATCCACATTTAGTAGGCCTTTTAGGTCACTGCATTGCTGGTGGCGTACAAGATGATTCCAGCGCAAGCAAAGTCTTCCTCGTATATGACTATGTGCCTAACGGGAACTATCGTATGCATTTGTCAG AAACTTGTCCAGAGAAGGTTCTTAAGTGGTCAGATAGATTAGCGATTCTAATCGATGTAGCCAAGGCTGTACATTTTCTACATACTGGGGTTATTCCCGGAGTTTATAATAACCGGTTGAAGACGAACAATATACTGCTGGACGAGCATCGATTAGCAAAGCTGAGTGACTATGGGATGTTTATCAtcatggaagaaaatgaaaaactaGAG GCAAAGCGAGAGAGCTTAAAGTCTAG CCAAAGGAAAACATTAGAGGATGATGTTTACAATTTTGGATTTATATTACTTGAGTCACTTGTTGGGCCTATTGTGAGTGGAAAAGGAGAAACATTTCttttaaatgaaatg GTATCTTTCGGCAGCCAGGATGGCCGAAAGAGAATTGTGGATCCGACGGTGTTGACCACTTGCTCACAGGAGTCGTTATCCATCGTAGTATCAATTACTGGCAAATGCATATGTCCCGAACCATCGTCTCGGCCATCGTTTGAGGATGTTCTTTGGAACTTACAGTATGCAGCTCAAGTTCAGGCTGCAGCCGATGCCGATCAGAAATCCGATTCTACATCGTAG
- the LOC108455272 gene encoding uncharacterized protein LOC108455272 — protein MVLGLNAKNRRGPTVRVDYLIHIQEIKPWPPSQSLRSLRSVLIQWENSERNSGSTKTTSPTLGSIVGEGKIEFNESFKLPVNLVRDLSVKGRDVDMFHKNFLEFNLYEPRREKIQLLATAIVDLAEYGVIKEPLEITVPMNSKRSYSNTTQPMLLIKIDRISKGQNISSSRSGLSKELFQDKKGSESVSSLMDEEYAEEAEIASFTDDDVSSHSSLTVSSSNLESNGSSLPQNKENGLVAVTVGKEVKGEHILASKLNLERTNVANSSLTDLSSDFERSVDVRASALNSYGSNSSVQENIVNHKFQFTSSSLTSEKTHNEINTSGSKASVADDAYGFSLEANSGYGWQENGHEGQYSVDKRYFTKDEQLCVQSQENALRMKANDVKSIRLSSDVVNEELKEVGFAVDVHHRPGSSRSKSSNERKGSKVYPKDTRSVILDNKVQQLENKIKMLEGELREAAATEAALYSVVAEHGSSMSKVHAPARRLSRLYLHACKEGSELRRGSAAKSAVSGLALVVKACGNDVPRLMFWLSNCVVLRAIISESTVGRTERNGVGKGKKQASPPLKWRESSPGRKENKSFSDWDNPLAFTSALERVETWIFSRIIESVWWQALTPHMQSAGKKEIYEGKVSGSSKSYGTIPSSSNQDQVNFSLDHWKKAFKDACERLCPVRAAGHECGCLCLLSKLIMEQCVARLDVAMFNAILRDSGDEIPTDPVSDPISDTLVLPIPAGKTSFGAGAQLKNAIGNWSRWLTDLFGIDDDDLVGDENDRDDNDEQQITSLKSFNLLNALSDLMMLPKDMLLSKHIREEVCPTFAATLIKKVLDTFVPDEFCPDPVPNAVLEALEAEDPLEARKGSITNFPCVASLPVYSSPSATSVASIIGEVVSKSQLRRSGSSVLRKSHTSDDELDELNSPLASIFIDGFLSSPVQSKPNRISKGNSNQRAIRYKLLRDVWMNSE, from the exons ATGGTTCTCGGTTTGAATGCAAAAAACCGGAGAGGACCTACAGTTCGAGTTGATTATCTAATCCACATTCAGGAGATTAAACCTTGGCCCCCTTCACAGTCACTTCGATCACTTCGTTCCGTCTTGATTCAATGGGAAAACAGTGAACGTAACTCAGGGTCTACCAAAACTACTTCACCGACACTCGGTTCCATTGTCGGTGAGGGAAAAATTGAGTTTAACGAGTCATTTAAGTTACCAGTGAATCTAGTACGGGACTTGTCTGTTAAAGGTAGGGATGTTGACATGTTCCATAAGAATTTCTTAGAATTTAACTTGTATGAACCTCGAAGGGAAAAGATCCAATTGTTGGCAACTGCCATTGTGGATTTGGCGGAATACGGTGTTATCAAAGAGCCATTAGAGATTACTGTTCCAATGAATAGTAAAAGGAGTTATAGTAACACTACACAGCCGATGTTGCTCATTAAAATTGATCGAATTTCCAAGGGTCAGAACATTTCTTCATCAAGAAGCGGCCTGTCAAAGGAACTATTTCAGGATAAGAAAGGTAGCGAGTCGGTTTCTTCTCTTATGGATGAAGAATATGCCGAGGAAGCTGAGATTGCTTCATTCACCGATGATGATGTTTCCTCACACTCATCTCTGACTGTGTCTTCATCAAATTTAGAATCTAATGGCAGTTCACTTCCTCAAAATAAAGAG AATGGATTGGTCGCTGTAACTGTTGGAAAGGAAGTTAAAGGGGAACATATACTGGCTTCGAAGTTGAACCTGGAAAGAACAAATGTGGCGAACTCATCATTAACGGACTTATCATCCGATTTTGAAAGATCAGTAGATGTGCGTGCTTCAGCACTTAACTCTTATGGTTCCAATTCATCTGTACAAGAAAACATTGTTaaccataaatttcaatttacttCATCATCCTTGACTAGTGAAAAGACGCACAACGAAATCAACACTTCTGGTTCTAAGGCTTCAGTTGCTGATGATGCATATGGTTTTTCTTTGGAAGCAAACTCGGGATATGGTTGGCAAGAAAATGGACATGAAGGACAGTACTCAGTAGACAAGAGGTATTTTACCAAAGATGAACAATTGTGTGTTCAATCACAAGAGAATGCTTTAAGAATGAAGGCCAATGATGTCAAATCCATTCGACTTTCATCAGACGTGGTTAATGAGGAGTTGAAGGAAGTTGGTTTTGCAGTGGATGTACACCATAGGCCAGGAAGCTCCAGAAGCAAATCGAGCAATGAAAGGAAAGGTTCAAAGGTATATCCCAAGGATACTCGAAGTGTCATTTTGGACAACAAAGTGCAGCAATTGGAAAACAAGATAAAGATGCTTGAAGGAGAGTTGAGAGAAGCTGCTGCCACTGAGGCTGCTTTGTACTCAGTAGTTGCCGAGCATGGAAGCTCCATGAGTAAGGTGCATGCTCCAGCCCGTCGCCTTTCTAGGTTGTATCTTCATGCTTGTAAGGAAGGTTCCGAATTAAGGAGAGGGAGTGCTGCTAAAAGCGCTGTTTCTGGACTTGCTTTGGTTGTGAAAGCATGTGGAAATGATGTTCCAAG GTTGATGTTCTGGTTGTCAAACTGTGTCGTTTTGCGAGCAATTATAAGTGAAAGTACTGTTGGACGCACGGAAAGAAATGGAGTTGGGAAGGGGAAGAAACAGGCATCACCTCCATTGAAATGGAGAGAATCCTCTCCTGGTAGAAAGGAAAATAAAAGTTTTAGCGACTGGGACAACCCGCTTGCCTTTACTTCGGCCTTAGAAAGGGTCGAAACATGGATCTTTTCTCGAATCATCGAGTCTGTCTGGTGGCAG GCACTCACTCCGCATATGCAGTCGGCGGGTAAAAAGGAAATTTATGAAGGCAAGGTCTCTGGCTCAAGTAAAAGCTATGGGACGATACCTAGTTCAAGTAATCAAGACCAAGTGAACTTTTCATTAGACCATTGGAAGAAAGCTTTCAAGGATGCTTGTGAAAGACTTTGCCCGGTTCGAGCTGCGGGGCATGAATGTGGCTGCTTATGTTTGCTGTCTAAATTG ATAATGGAGCAATGTGTGGCACGATTAGATGTGGCAATGTTCAATGCCATTCTCCGTGATTCTGGTGATGAAATCCCTACTGATCCTGTGTCTGACCCTATTAGTGATACTCTGGTGCTTCCTATTCCAGCTGGGAAAACAAGTTTTGGTGCCGGTGCACAACTGAAAAATGCG ATCGGAAACTGGTCAAGATGGTTGACTGACCTATTTGGTATAGATGATGATGACTTGGTTGGAGATGAGAATGACCGGGATGACAATGATGAGCAACAAATCACATCATTAAAGTCCTTCAATCTCCTTAATGCCTTGAGTGATCTCATGATGCTTCCCAAGGACATGCTTCTAAGTAAACATATCAGGGAAGAG GTATGCCCGACATTTGCTGCAACATTGATTAAGAAAGTTCTCGACACTTTTGTCCCTGACGAATTTTGCCCTGACCCAGTTCCAAATGCTGTGCTTGAAGCCCTGGAAGCCGAG GATCCTCTTGAAGCTAGGAAAGGCTCAATTACAAACTTTCCGTGTGTAGCATCTCTGCCGGTTTATTCATCACCTTCAGCAACATCCGTTGCTAGCATCATTGGAGAAGTTGTAAGCAAATCTCAACTGAGAAGAAGTGGGTCTTCAGTTCTTAGAAAATCACACACAAGCGATGATGAGCTCGATGAATTGAATTCACCCCTAGCATCGATCTTCATTGATGGCTTCTTATCATCCCCTGTTCAATCAAAGCCTAACAGGATATCAAAGGGAAATAGTAACCAAAGGGCTATCAGATATAAACTCCTAAGAGATGTATGGATGAACTCTGAATAA